The following coding sequences are from one Triticum dicoccoides isolate Atlit2015 ecotype Zavitan chromosome 4A, WEW_v2.0, whole genome shotgun sequence window:
- the LOC119284631 gene encoding major facilitator superfamily domain-containing protein 12-like — MADGKCGAEEEVEVAEPLGRWPVLSYGVGHMLNDITSACWFTYLLLFLQEIGLAPRDAAIVMLSGQVADGLMTIVAGEMIDRFGRFKLWHIGGSVLVGISFSSVFGGCLLCTILGTDSYLVRTIGYSFFAAVFNIGWAATQVSHMSMVNCMTSNPTSRVAMASCRNASTMVANLGLYGIALAVFGIVKAKTCADIVVQYKWIAYVSIFVGCCFLVLFHAGTEEPTLKCEPNCKKRARIAWSYWFNKTLYYQVALLYMLARLITNVSQSLIAFYVTRDLKMNEYSKATIPAIIFCCSFLVSVVLQEMRWNSRRLKSLLTIGATLWVISGAAVFLLPSQMHNLMYPLAVVIGAANALVMVTTIGLESALVGEDLNGCAFVYGSLSFLDKMSCGLALFVLESYDVASSCGEERGLNTVSRYGTGLIPACFAILAILVASTLRLQDDDVARADRRARASAAAGALEAPLLV; from the exons ATGGCTGATGGCAAGTGCggcgcggaggaggaggtggaggtcgCCGAGCCGCTGGGGCGGTGGCCCGTGCTGTCCTACGGCGTCGGCCACATGCTCAACGACATCACCTCCGCCTGCTGGTTCacctacctcctcctcttcctccaagAGATCGGCCTCGCCCCAAG GGACGCAGCGATCGTGATGCTCTCAGGCCAGGTCGCGGATGGGCTGATGACCATCGTCGCCGGGGAGATG ATCGACCGGTTCGGGCGCTTCAAGCTGTGGCACATCGGGGGCTCGGTCCTCGTCGGCATCTCCTTCTCCTCGGTCTTCGGCGGGTGCCTCCTCTGCACCATCCTGGGCACCGACTCCTACCTCGTCAGGACCATCGGCTACAGCTTCTTCGCCGCCGTCTTTAACATCGGCTGGGCGGCCACGCAGGTCTCCCACAT GTCGATGGTGAACTGCATGACATCCAACCCCACGAGCCGGGTGGCCATGGCGAGCTGCAGAAACGCTTCCACCATG GTGGCTAATCTTGGTCTATATGGCATCGCGTTGGCAGTCTTTGGAATAGTGAAGGCAAAGACATGTGCGGACATTGTTGTTCAG TACAAGTGGATCGCGTACGTGTCCATCTTCGTGGGGTGCTGCTTCCTCGTGCTGTTCCACGCTGGAACGGAAGAGCCCAC CTTGAAGTGCGAGCCTAACTGCAAGAAACGGGCTCGGATCGCGTGGAGCTACTGGTTCAACAAGACCCTCTACTACCAAGTCGCCCTCCTCTACATGCTTGCCAGATTGATCACCAACGTCTCTCAG TCGCTCATCGCGTTCTACGTCACCAGAGATCTGAAGATGAACGAATACTCCAAAGCCACC ATTCCGGCCATCATATTCTGCTGCAGCTTCTTGGTCTCCGTGGTGCTCCAGGAGATGAGGTGGAACAGCCGGCGGCTCAAGTCGCTGCTGACGATCGGGGCGACGCTGTGGGTGATCTCCGGCGCGGCGGTGTTCCTCCTCCCGAGCCAGATGCACAACCTCATGTACCCGCTGGCCGTGGTCATCGGCGCCGCCAACGCGCTGGTCATGGTGACCACCATCGGGCTGGAGAGCGCGCTGGTCGGCGAGGACCTCAACGGCTGCGCCTTCGTCTACGGCTCCCTCAGCTTCCTCGACAAGATGTCCTGCGGCCTCGCGCTCTTCGTGCTCGAGTCCTACGACGTCGCCTCCAGCTGCGGCGAGGAACGGGGGCTCAACACCGTCAGCAGGTACGGCACCGGGCTCATCCCGGCCTGCTTCGCCATCCTCGCCATCCTCGTCGCCTCCACCCTCAGGCTGCAGGACGACGACGTTGCCCGCGCCGACCGGAGGGCCAGGgcttccgccgccgccggcgcgcTGGAAGCTCCGCTCCTCGTCTGA
- the LOC119284630 gene encoding embryonic protein DC-8-like isoform X1 has product MAVSKRLAAAALLVLLALAAPAAAKTTREAAEAASAAKTTPGGAEVAPGKEEESWTGWAKDKISEGLGLKHHADEEEAARKAGHTVKSARETVQHTASETGRQASGKASDAKEAAEQAATGAANKAGQAKDKAAETVKGTAGEASKKAEQAKHKTKETAEAAAKTGAKTHERSKQGKAKVEETAKEKAGQGYETLKQTKDAAAEKAGTAKDTAAEKAGQGYETLKQSKDAAAEKSGGATQTAAEKAAAAKDAAAEKAGGATQTAAEKAAAAKDAAAEKAGAAKQTAAEKAAAAKHAATEKARAAKDAAWETTESAKDATWQAQEKLKQYNDVASEKAANVKDAAAEKAGAAKQTAAEKAAAAKDTAAEKAAAAKDAAWKNAEAAKGTVGEKAGAAKDATLEKTASAKDAAWETAEAAKDTTWETAEAAKGKANQGYEKVKEKVGEVKDKVTGAAADGKGKKHRKDDEL; this is encoded by the exons ATGGCGGTGTCGaagaggctcgcggcggcggcgctGCTGGTGCTGCTCGCGCTGGCGGCGCCCGCGGCCGCCAAAACGACGCGGGAGGCCGCCGAGGCGGCGTCCGCGGCGAAGACGACGCCGGGCGGCGCGGAGGTGGCGCCGGGCAAGGAGGAAGAGTCGTGGACGGGGTGGGCCAAGGACAAGATCTCCGAGGGGCTGGGGCTCAAGCACCacgccgacgaggaggaggccgcccgCAAGGCCGGGCACACCGTCAAGTCCGCCCGCGAGACCGTCCAGCACACCGCCTCCG AGACGGGGAGGCAGGCGAGCGGCAAGGCTTCGGACGCCAAGGAGgcggcggagcaggcggcgacCGGGGCGGCCAACAAGGCGGGGCAGGCCAAGGACAAGGCGGCGGAGACGGTGAAGGGCACGGCCGGCGAGGCGTCTAAGAAGGCGGAGCAGGCCAAGCACAAGACCAAGGAGACCGCGGAGGCGGCCGCCAAGACTGGCGCCAAGACGCACGAGCGGTCGAAGCAGGGCAAGGCCAAGGTTGAGGAGACGGCCAAGGAGAAGGCCGGACAGGGGTACGAGACTCTGAAGCAAACCAAGGACGCGGCCGCCGAGAAGGCCGGCACCGCCAAGGACACGGCTGCGGAAAAGGCTGGCCAGGGGTACGAGACGCTGAAGCAGTCCAAGGACGCCGCCGCCGAGAAATCCGGCGGCGCCACGCAGACGGCCGCGGAGAAGGCAGCGGCAGCCAAGGACGCCGCCGCGGAGAAAGCCGGTGGCGCCACGCAGACGGCCGCTGAGAAGGCAGCGGCTGCGAAGGACGCAGCCGCGGAGAAGGCCGGCGCCGCCAAGCAGACGGCAGCAGAGAAGGCAGCGGCAGCGAAGCATGCCGCCACCGAGAAGGCCCGCGCCGCGAAGGACGCGGCGTGGGAGACGACGGAGTCCGCCAAGGACGCCACATGGCAGGCGCAGGAGAAGCTGAAGCAATACAACGACGTCGCGTCGGAGAAGGCCGCGAACGTGAAGGACGCCGCTGCGGAGAAAGCCGGCGCGGCCAAGCAGACGGCCGCGGAGAAGGCAGCGGCAGCGAAGGATACCGCCGCGGAGAAGGCCGCGGCCGCCAAGGATGCCGCGTGGAAGAACGCCGAGGCGGCCAAGGGCACTGTCGGGGAGAAGGCAGGGGCGGCCAAGGACGCCACGTTGGAGAAGACGGCGTCGGCTAAGGACGCCGCGTGGGAGACGGCGGAGGCGGCCAAGGACACGACCTGGGAGACGGCGGAGGCGGCCAAGGGGAAGGCCAACCAGGGGTACGAGAAGGTGAAGGAGAAGGTTGGGGAGGTGAAGGACAAGGTCACCGGCGCGGCAGCCGACGGCAAGGGCAAGAAGCACCGCAAGGACGACGAGCTGTGA
- the LOC119284632 gene encoding F-box/kelch-repeat protein At1g55270-like isoform X1, with translation MVESVSCYCRVDGGLKTVVNARKFVPGARLCMQPDVKPNKRKSRSSRKERCRTQAPLLPGLPDDLAISCLIRVPRVEHPNLRLVCKRWSRLLSGNYYYSLRKKFGMAEEWVYVFKRDRDQKISWHAFDPVHQLWKSLPPVPPEYSEAVGFGCAVLSGCYLYLFGGKDSVRGSMRRVVFYNTRTNKWHRAPDMLRKRHFFGFCVINNCLYVAGGECEGIQRTLRSAEVYNPNRNRWSCITEMSIGMVPFIGVVYDGKWFLKGFDSHRQIVSEVYLPTSNMWSTTGNELVAGLRNPSISFNGRLYSVDCRDACKLRVYDGDKGLWTRFMDSRRHLGSSRSFEAVALVSLDGKICVIRNNMGITLVDVCDPTTVIEIDSARMWESFARKGQHRSFMANLWATIAGRHLKTHIIHCQVLQV, from the coding sequence GTAGAATCTGTGTCCTGCTACTGCAGGGTAGATGGAGGCCTTAAAACTGTTGTCAATGCTAGAAAGTTCGTCCCTGGTGCTAGACTGTGCATGCAACCTGATGTCAAACCGAACAAGCGCAAGTCAAGGAGCTCACGCAAGGAGAGGTGCCGAACTCAGGCGCCACTTCTGCCTGGACTTCCTGATGACCTGGCTATTTCATGTCTGATACGGGTTCCTCGAGTGGAGCACCCTAATCTTCGTTTAGTCTGTAAAAGATGGAGCCGACTTTTATCTGGTAATTATTATTACTCACTGCGGAAGAAATTTGGCATGGCAGAAGAATGGGTTTATGTCTTCAAAAGGGATCGTGATCAGAAAATATCTTGGCATGCCTTTGACCCGGTGCACCAGCTCTGGAAGTCACTTCCTCCAGTACCGCCAGAGTATTCGGAAGCCGTGGGATTTGGTTGCGCTGTTCTCAGTGGCTGCTATTTGTACTTATTTGGTGGCAAAGACTCAGTGCGAGGTTCTATGAGGCGTGTTGTATTTTACAATACTCGGACAAACAAATGGCACCGGGCCCCAGATATGCTACGGAAGCGGCATTTCTTTGGTTTTTGTGTCATAAACAACTGCCTCTATGTTGCTGGTGGGGAGTGTGAAGGGATACAGAGAACTCTAAGGTCTGCAGAGGTTTACAATCCGAACAGGAATAGATGGTCTTGCATTACTGAAATGAGCATAGGAATGGTGCCTTTCATTGGAGTTGTATATGATGGCAAGTGGTTCCTAAAAGGATTTGATTCTCACCGGCAGATTGTGAGCGAGGTCTATCTGCCAACATCCAACATGTGGTCAACCACTGGTAATGAACTGGTTGCAGGCTTACGGAATCCAAGCATTTCATTTAACGGTCGTCTTTATTCAGTGGATTGTCGGGATGCCTGCAAGCTAAGAGTTTATGATGGGGACAAGGGATTGTGGACAAggttcatggacagtcgacgccatCTGGGCAGCTCACGGTCTTTTGAAGCTGTGGCTTTGGTCTCACTGGATGGAAAGATCTGTGTTATCCGTAATAACATGGGCATCACCCTTGTTGATGTCTGTGACCCAACAACAGTTATTGAGATTGACAGTGCCCGCATGTGGGAGAGTTTTGCCCGGAAGGGCCAGCACAGGTCTTTCATGGCAAACTTGTGGGCAACAATTGCAGGGCGTCATTTAAAGACCCACATTATCCATTGCCAAGTGCTCCAAGTTTGA
- the LOC119284632 gene encoding F-box/kelch-repeat protein At1g55270-like isoform X2, whose product MVESVSCYCRVDGGLKTVVNARKFVPGARLCMQPDVKPNKRKSRSSRKERCRTQAPLLPGLPDDLAISCLIRVPRVEHPNLRLVCKRWSRLLSGNYYYSLRKKFGMAEEWVYVFKRDRDQKISWHAFDPVHQLWKSLPPVPPEYSEAVGFGCAVLSGCYLYLFGGKDSVRGSMRRVVFYNTRTNKWHRAPDMLRKRHFFGFCVINNCLYVAGGECEGIQRTLRSAEVYNPNRNRWSCITEMSIGMVPFIGVVYDGKWFLKGFDSHRQIVSEVYLPTSNMWSTTGNELVAGLRNPSISFNGRLYSVDCRDACKLRVYDGDKGLWTRFMDSRRHLGSSRSFEAVALVSLDGKICVIRNNMGITLVDVCDPTTVIEIDSARMWESFARKGQHRSFMANLWATIAGRHLKTHIIHCQVLQV is encoded by the exons ATG GTAGAATCTGTGTCCTGCTACTGCAGGGTAGATGGAGGCCTTAAAACTGTTGTCAATGCTAGAAAGTTCGTCCCTGGTGCTAGACTGTGCATGCAACCTGATGTCAAACCGAACAAGCGCAAGTCAAGGAGCTCACGCAAGGAGAGGTGCCGAACTCAGGCGCCACTTCTGCCTGGACTTCCTGATGACCTGGCTATTTCATGTCTGATACGGGTTCCTCGAGTGGAGCACCCTAATCTTCGTTTAGTCTGTAAAAGATGGAGCCGACTTTTATCTGGTAATTATTATTACTCACTGCGGAAGAAATTTGGCATGGCAGAAGAATGGGTTTATGTCTTCAAAAGGGATCGTGATCAGAAAATATCTTGGCATGCCTTTGACCCGGTGCACCAGCTCTGGAAGTCACTTCCTCCAGTACCGCCAGAGTATTCGGAAGCCGTGGGATTTGGTTGCGCTGTTCTCAGTGGCTGCTATTTGTACTTATTTGGTGGCAAAGACTCAGTGCGAGGTTCTATGAGGCGTGTTGTATTTTACAATACTCGGACAAACAAATGGCACCGGGCCCCAGATATGCTACGGAAGCGGCATTTCTTTGGTTTTTGTGTCATAAACAACTGCCTCTATGTTGCTGGTGGGGAGTGTGAAGGGATACAGAGAACTCTAAGGTCTGCAGAGGTTTACAATCCGAACAGGAATAGATGGTCTTGCATTACTGAAATGAGCATAGGAATGGTGCCTTTCATTGGAGTTGTATATGATGGCAAGTGGTTCCTAAAAGGATTTGATTCTCACCGGCAGATTGTGAGCGAGGTCTATCTGCCAACATCCAACATGTGGTCAACCACTGGTAATGAACTGGTTGCAGGCTTACGGAATCCAAGCATTTCATTTAACGGTCGTCTTTATTCAGTGGATTGTCGGGATGCCTGCAAGCTAAGAGTTTATGATGGGGACAAGGGATTGTGGACAAggttcatggacagtcgacgccatCTGGGCAGCTCACGGTCTTTTGAAGCTGTGGCTTTGGTCTCACTGGATGGAAAGATCTGTGTTATCCGTAATAACATGGGCATCACCCTTGTTGATGTCTGTGACCCAACAACAGTTATTGAGATTGACAGTGCCCGCATGTGGGAGAGTTTTGCCCGGAAGGGCCAGCACAGGTCTTTCATGGCAAACTTGTGGGCAACAATTGCAGGGCGTCATTTAAAGACCCACATTATCCATTGCCAAGTGCTCCAAGTTTGA
- the LOC119284630 gene encoding embryonic protein DC-8-like isoform X2, whose product MAVSKRLAAAALLVLLALAAPAAAKTTREAAEAASAAKTTPGGAEVAPGKEEESWTGWAKDKISEGLGLKHHADEEEAARKAGHTVKSARETVQHTASETGRQASGKASDAKEAAEQAATGAANKAGQAKDKAAETVKGTAGEASKKAEQAKHKTKETAEAAAKTGAKTHERSKQGKAKVEETAKEKAGQGYETLKQTKDAAAEKAGTAKDTAAEKAGQGYETLKQSKDAAAEKSGGATQTAAEKAAAAKDAAAEKAGGATQTAAEKAAAAKDAAAEKAGAAKQTAAEKAAAAKHAATEKARAAKDAAWETTESAKDATWQAQEKLKQYNDVASEKAANVKDAAAEKAGAAKQTAAEKAAAAKDAAWKNAEAAKGTVGEKAGAAKDATLEKTASAKDAAWETAEAAKDTTWETAEAAKGKANQGYEKVKEKVGEVKDKVTGAAADGKGKKHRKDDEL is encoded by the exons ATGGCGGTGTCGaagaggctcgcggcggcggcgctGCTGGTGCTGCTCGCGCTGGCGGCGCCCGCGGCCGCCAAAACGACGCGGGAGGCCGCCGAGGCGGCGTCCGCGGCGAAGACGACGCCGGGCGGCGCGGAGGTGGCGCCGGGCAAGGAGGAAGAGTCGTGGACGGGGTGGGCCAAGGACAAGATCTCCGAGGGGCTGGGGCTCAAGCACCacgccgacgaggaggaggccgcccgCAAGGCCGGGCACACCGTCAAGTCCGCCCGCGAGACCGTCCAGCACACCGCCTCCG AGACGGGGAGGCAGGCGAGCGGCAAGGCTTCGGACGCCAAGGAGgcggcggagcaggcggcgacCGGGGCGGCCAACAAGGCGGGGCAGGCCAAGGACAAGGCGGCGGAGACGGTGAAGGGCACGGCCGGCGAGGCGTCTAAGAAGGCGGAGCAGGCCAAGCACAAGACCAAGGAGACCGCGGAGGCGGCCGCCAAGACTGGCGCCAAGACGCACGAGCGGTCGAAGCAGGGCAAGGCCAAGGTTGAGGAGACGGCCAAGGAGAAGGCCGGACAGGGGTACGAGACTCTGAAGCAAACCAAGGACGCGGCCGCCGAGAAGGCCGGCACCGCCAAGGACACGGCTGCGGAAAAGGCTGGCCAGGGGTACGAGACGCTGAAGCAGTCCAAGGACGCCGCCGCCGAGAAATCCGGCGGCGCCACGCAGACGGCCGCGGAGAAGGCAGCGGCAGCCAAGGACGCCGCCGCGGAGAAAGCCGGTGGCGCCACGCAGACGGCCGCTGAGAAGGCAGCGGCTGCGAAGGACGCAGCCGCGGAGAAGGCCGGCGCCGCCAAGCAGACGGCAGCAGAGAAGGCAGCGGCAGCGAAGCATGCCGCCACCGAGAAGGCCCGCGCCGCGAAGGACGCGGCGTGGGAGACGACGGAGTCCGCCAAGGACGCCACATGGCAGGCGCAGGAGAAGCTGAAGCAATACAACGACGTCGCGTCGGAGAAGGCCGCGAACGTGAAGGACGCCGCTGCGGAGAAAGCCGGCGCGGCCAAGCAGACGGCCGCGGAGAAG GCCGCGGCCGCCAAGGATGCCGCGTGGAAGAACGCCGAGGCGGCCAAGGGCACTGTCGGGGAGAAGGCAGGGGCGGCCAAGGACGCCACGTTGGAGAAGACGGCGTCGGCTAAGGACGCCGCGTGGGAGACGGCGGAGGCGGCCAAGGACACGACCTGGGAGACGGCGGAGGCGGCCAAGGGGAAGGCCAACCAGGGGTACGAGAAGGTGAAGGAGAAGGTTGGGGAGGTGAAGGACAAGGTCACCGGCGCGGCAGCCGACGGCAAGGGCAAGAAGCACCGCAAGGACGACGAGCTGTGA